The window CTCCGGGTCGGCCGATCGCCGGCCGTCATGGTCGCGGTGGCTTCACGCAAGTTCACAGTCCTTCACGCCGGGCTCAAGTGCGCGTGGCAACTTTCGCCTTTGCCCGAGATCGCAGTGACATGAAAAGAACGACGCTGTTGGGGGGGGCCGTGGTGCTGGTCGCCGCAGGGGCCGCCCTCGCCTGGACGCTGGCGCAGCGCCCGCCGGCCGGCGCCCCGCGTGCTGCGGCTGCGACCGCCGGCACCGCCGTCACGGTGACCACGGTGCCGGCACGCCGCGAGGATTTCGCGCTGGAGCTGGGGGCGACCGGCACGGTCAGCGCGCTGAACCGCGTGGAGATCCATCCGCAGATCAGCGCCGCCATCGAGCGGGTGCACATCCGCGAAGGGCAGACGGTCCGTGCCGGCGAACTGCTGTTCACGCTTGACAGCCGGGCTGCCGAGGTGCGGGTGGCCCAGGCCCAGGCGCAGTTGCAGCGCGATCTGGCCACGCTGGCCGACGCCGAGCGGCAACTGGCCCGCAGCCGCGATCTGCTGCGCCAGGATTTCGTGTCGCAGAGCGCCGTCGACACCAACCTCAGCCAGGTCGAGGCGCAGCAGGCGGTGGTGGTGGCCGACCGCGCGGCGATCCAGGCAGCGCGTGTGGACCTCGGCTACGCGCGCATCGTGGCCCCGAGCGCCGGCCGCGTGGGCGCGATCGCGGTCTATGCCGGCAGCTATGTGACGCCGGCGTCGCCAGCGCTGGTGACGATCACCCAGCTCGACCCGATCGCGGTGAGCTTTCCGGTGCCGCAGCGGCACATCGGCGCGTTGCTGGACAGCCTGAAGTCGGGCACCGGCCGCGTCACCGCGCGCCTGCCGGGCGCGCAGGCGCCGCTCACCGGCACGCTGCAGTTCGTCGACAGCGCCGTCGACGCGAACTCGGGCACGGTGCAGGTCAAGGCGCAGTTCGCCAACCCGCAGCAGCAGCTGTGGCCCGGTGCCTATGCCGACGTGAAGCTCGCGGTCGGCAGCCTGCCGGGCGCGATCCTGGTGCCGCAGGCCGCAATCATCCAGGGCGCCAAGGCCAAGTCGGTCTACGTGGTCGGTGCGGACGACAAGGCACAGCTCCGCGAGGTGGAGGTCATCGCCTCGGCCGGCGACGTGGCGGCCGTCAGCGGCGTGCAGGCAGGCGAGCGCGTCATCGTCGACGGCAAGCAGAACCTGCGGCCCGGTGCGGCGGTGGTCGAACAGGCCCCGGCGGCGGCCGCAGCGAGCCGGCCGGCGCGGCGCGTGGCCGCCGCGTCGGAGCCTCGGCCATGAACCTGTCGGAGCTGTTCATCCGCCGTCCGGTGATGACGGTGCTGCTGAACCTGGCCATGGTGGTGGCCGGCGTCATCGCCTACCGGCAGATCCCGATCGCCGCACTGCCGAGCTACAACACCCCGGTGATCAACGTCACGGCCTCGCTGCCCGGTGCCAGCCCCGAGACCATGGCCACCTCGGTGGCGCTGCAGTTGGAGAAGCAGTTCTCGACGATCCCCTCGCTCAGCATGATCAGCTCGACCAGCACGCTGGGCACCACCTCGCTGACGCTGGAGTTCGACGAGGGCCGCGACATCGACGCGGCGGCGGTCGACGTGCAGGCGGCGCTGCTGCGTGCCGAACGCACGTTGCCGCAGGACATGACCGCGCCGCCGTCCTATCGCAAGGTCAACCCGGCCGACGCGCCGGTGCTGCTGATGGCGATGACCTCGCCCTCGCTGAACCTGTCGGACCTGAACGACTACGCCGAGCACCTGATCTCGCCCGCGCTGTCCACGCTGCCTGGCGTGGCGCAGGTCAACATCTTCGGCCAGCGACGCTTCGCGGTGCGGGTGAGGGTGCACCCGCAGGCGCTGGCCGCGCGCGACATCGCGATCGAGGAGCTGAGTGCGGCGCTCGCCACCGCCAATGCCAACACGCCGGTCGGCACGCTCGAGGGCGACCGCCAGACGCTGACGGTGCAGGCCAACCGGCAGCTGCGCAACGCGGCCGAGTTCTCCGACCTGATCGTCAGCAGCAAGAACGGCAACACGGTGCGGCTGCGCGACGTGGCGACCGTGGAGGACAGCTACGAGAGCGTCAAGACCTCGGCCAACTTCAACGGCGAGGCGTCGATCACGCTGGCCGTGCAGCGCCAGCCCGACGCCAACACCGTGGCGGTGGTGGATGCGGTCAAGGCCGCGCTGCCGGGCTTCACCGCACAGCTGCCGCAGTCGATCCAGCTGAGCCTGCTGAACGACCGCTCCACCTCGATCCGCGAGGCACTGCACGACGTGAACCTCACGCTGCTCGGCACCATCGTGCTGGTGGTGCTGGTGATCTTTCTCTTCCTGCGGAGAGCGGTCGCGACGGTGATCCCGACGCTGTCGCTGCCGGTGTCGCTGATCGGTGCGGTGGCGCTGCTGTGGGCCGGCGGCTACAGCCTCGACAACATCTCGCTGCTGGGCCTGACGCTGGCCGTGGGCCTGGTGGTGGACGACGCGATCGTGATGCTCGAGAACATCATGCACCACGTCGAGCAGGGCATGGACCCGTTCGAGGCGGCGTTGAAGGGCTCGCGCGAGGTCGGCTTCACCATCATCTCGATCTCGACCTCGCTGGTCGCGGTGTTCATCCCGATCTTCTTCATGCCCGGCGTGATCGGCCTGCTGTTCCACGAATTCGCGGTGATCGTCTCGCTGGCCATCCTGGTGTCGGCCTTCGTCTCGCTGACCCTGGTGCCCATGCTGGCCGGACGCTACCTGAAGCCCGAGGCCACGCAGCGCCCGCCGGGTGCGCTGGTGCGCGGCTTCGAGCGCGGCTTCGAGGCCGTCACGCGCTGGTACACGCGCTCGCTCGACCTCGCGCTGCGGCACCGCCGTCTGATGCTGGGTGTGGGCGTGCTGACCTTCGCGCTGACCGCGCTGATGTTCGTCACCATTCCCAAGGGATTCTTCCCGGAGGAGGACATCGGCCAGATCCGCGCCTCCACCGAAGCCGCCGAGGACACCTCGTTCGCGGCGATGGTGAAGCTGCAGGACCAGGCGGTGCAGGTGATGCTGGCCGACCCGAACGTGCTGAGCGTGAACTCGGTCAACGGCGGCAGCGGCACGCAGAACACGGGCCGCATGTTCATCAACCTCAAGCCGCGCGGCGAGCGCCTGCCCATGAAGCAGGTGGTGGAAGGGCTGCGCAAGAAGTTGAGTCAGGTGGCCGGTATCACCGTCTACCTGCAGCCGGTGCAGAACCTGCAGCTCGGCGGGCGCCCCAGCAAGAGCCGCTACCAGTACATCCTGCAGAGCGTGAAGGCCGATGAGCTGAACGACTGGGCGGCCAGGCTGCAGGAGAAGCTGCGCGCCGATCCGCGCTTCCGCGACGTCACCTCCGACTCACAGCTCAAGGGACTGCAAGCCTCGCTGAAGATCGACCGCGACAAGGCCAACACGCTGGGCGTGTCGGTCGACTCGATCCGCAACGCGCTGTTCAGCGCCTTCGGCGAGCGCCAGGTCGCCACCATTTACACCACCGCCGACAGCTACCAGGTGATCATGGAAGTGGCGCCCGACGCCAAGCGCGACGAGAGCGCCTTCGACGGCATCTACCTGCGCAGCAGCAACGGTGCACTGGTGCCGCTGAACAGCTTCGCGACGGTCGAGCGCACGCTGGGGCCGACCTCGGTGAACCACGTCGGGCAGCTGCAGGCGGTGACGGTGTCGTTCAACCTCGCGCCGGGCGTGCCGCTCGGCGATGCCACCCGGCAGCTCGAGGCCTACGGGCAGGAGATCCGCCTGCCGGCATCGGTGATCACCAG is drawn from Methylibium petroleiphilum PM1 and contains these coding sequences:
- a CDS encoding efflux RND transporter permease subunit; translated protein: MNLSELFIRRPVMTVLLNLAMVVAGVIAYRQIPIAALPSYNTPVINVTASLPGASPETMATSVALQLEKQFSTIPSLSMISSTSTLGTTSLTLEFDEGRDIDAAAVDVQAALLRAERTLPQDMTAPPSYRKVNPADAPVLLMAMTSPSLNLSDLNDYAEHLISPALSTLPGVAQVNIFGQRRFAVRVRVHPQALAARDIAIEELSAALATANANTPVGTLEGDRQTLTVQANRQLRNAAEFSDLIVSSKNGNTVRLRDVATVEDSYESVKTSANFNGEASITLAVQRQPDANTVAVVDAVKAALPGFTAQLPQSIQLSLLNDRSTSIREALHDVNLTLLGTIVLVVLVIFLFLRRAVATVIPTLSLPVSLIGAVALLWAGGYSLDNISLLGLTLAVGLVVDDAIVMLENIMHHVEQGMDPFEAALKGSREVGFTIISISTSLVAVFIPIFFMPGVIGLLFHEFAVIVSLAILVSAFVSLTLVPMLAGRYLKPEATQRPPGALVRGFERGFEAVTRWYTRSLDLALRHRRLMLGVGVLTFALTALMFVTIPKGFFPEEDIGQIRASTEAAEDTSFAAMVKLQDQAVQVMLADPNVLSVNSVNGGSGTQNTGRMFINLKPRGERLPMKQVVEGLRKKLSQVAGITVYLQPVQNLQLGGRPSKSRYQYILQSVKADELNDWAARLQEKLRADPRFRDVTSDSQLKGLQASLKIDRDKANTLGVSVDSIRNALFSAFGERQVATIYTTADSYQVIMEVAPDAKRDESAFDGIYLRSSNGALVPLNSFATVERTLGPTSVNHVGQLQAVTVSFNLAPGVPLGDATRQLEAYGQEIRLPASVITSYGGDAAVFKTSQGSQAILIVAALLVIYVLLGVLYESYIHPLTILAGLPSAAVGALLMLEFFGQDLTLIATIGILLLIGIVKKNAIMMIDFALDAQRHQGMAPEAAIREACVRRFRPITMTTLAALMGALPIALGIGAGAELRQPLGLAVVGGLLFSQAITLYLTPVIYLYLDRYSGRGPIQTPEVVEAR
- a CDS encoding efflux RND transporter periplasmic adaptor subunit — encoded protein: MKRTTLLGGAVVLVAAGAALAWTLAQRPPAGAPRAAAATAGTAVTVTTVPARREDFALELGATGTVSALNRVEIHPQISAAIERVHIREGQTVRAGELLFTLDSRAAEVRVAQAQAQLQRDLATLADAERQLARSRDLLRQDFVSQSAVDTNLSQVEAQQAVVVADRAAIQAARVDLGYARIVAPSAGRVGAIAVYAGSYVTPASPALVTITQLDPIAVSFPVPQRHIGALLDSLKSGTGRVTARLPGAQAPLTGTLQFVDSAVDANSGTVQVKAQFANPQQQLWPGAYADVKLAVGSLPGAILVPQAAIIQGAKAKSVYVVGADDKAQLREVEVIASAGDVAAVSGVQAGERVIVDGKQNLRPGAAVVEQAPAAAAASRPARRVAAASEPRP